The genome window AAGATCGATGGTGCGCGCGGGTGGGAGCGCCGCCGTGGCATCGGTCACAGGGGCGCTGGTGAGCGTGGCGATCAGCGCCGCAATGTAATGCGCGAAGGCCGACGACAGAAACCACACGCCCATCATCGCGCCGACCAGCCTGGCCGGTGCGAGGCGCGTGACCATGGCCAGACCGACCGGCGACAGCGACAGCTCGCCTGAGGTGATGAGCAGATAACCGATTAGCAGCCACAGCATCGACGTTTTGCCGTCGGCGCCGGCGAGGCCTGCGCCCAGCCCGAACAGGGCGAATCCTGCGGCCAGTTGCAGGATGCCATAAGCAAACTTGACGGGTGTGGAGGGCTCGCGCCCGTGGCGCGCCAGCTTTAACCACAATGCGGAAAATACCGGCGCCAGAAGAATGATGAACATCGGGTTGATCGCCTGAAACAACGATGCGGGCGCTTCCCAGCCGAACAAGGAGCGATCGATGTTGCGGTCGGTAAAGAGATTTATCGAGCTGCCGCCTTGCTCGAAAAATGACCAGAACACCACGCCGAACGCGGTAAGAGTCATGATTACCAGCAACCGTTCGCGCGCCACGCGAGGGCTTGAATAGACGATATAAACCAGCCACGCGAGCACCGCCGCTCCGGCCGCGATCAACACCCAGCCCGTCAGCCGATCGTTCAGCACCAGCAGCCCGAACACGGGCAGACTTAGCAAGACGCCTGCCCAGACGATGCTTCGCCGGGTCAATATACGCAGCACGGGGTTTCGTGCCGCCGGCGCGGGTGGCGGCAGGCCATAATTGGCGAAGCGCCGCCGCCCAAGCAGAAACACCGCGAGCCCGATCAGCATGCCGACACCAGCGAGGCCGAAACCATAATGCCAGCCGTAGGTTTGCCCGATAAATCCGCATAGCAGCGGTGCTAAGAACCCGCCGATGTTGATGCCCATGTAAAACAGGGTGAAACCGGCGTCCCGGCGCGGATCGTCAATCGCGTAAAGCTGGCCGACCAGGCTGGAAATGTTCGGCTTGAACAGGCCGCTGCCGGCGATCAGTAGTGCCAGCGCGGCGTAGAAAAAGAACATGTTGGGCACCGCCAGACAGAAGTGCCCCAGCGCCATCAGCAGGGCGCCCATGATAATCGCCTGCTGATGACCCAGCACGCGGTCGGCCAGCAGGCCGCCGATCACCGGCGTCGTGTAAACCAGCGCGCCGTAAGCGCCGTAGATCCCGTACGCGTGATCGTCGCTGAACGAAAGCTCTTTCGTCAGATAAAGCACCAGCAGCGCGCGCATGCCGTAGAAGCTGAAGCGCTCCCATAACTCGGCGAAAAACAGTACGTAGAGCCCGTGGGGATGTTTCATCGACATTGTATAAAACGTCGCTTCGGCAGAGGCGCGAGTTTGCGCGAGATTGATGTCAGGCGCAAAATGGCGAGCGTAAAAGCGGCTGAATCGGTGCTTTCCATCGATCACGGAACGCGACAGCAGGGAGATGCAATGAGGGGAAGTCAACATGACAGCGAGCGCTGATGAAGCCGCACGGCTGGCGGCGCTGTATCGCTATCATATTGTCGATACGGCGCCGGAGCCGGCGTTCGATGCGCTGACTCGCCTGGCCGCGTGTATCTGCACCGCGCCGATGGCCGCGCTGAGCCTGGTCGAAGGCGATCGCCAGTGGTTCAAGTCGAAGCTGGGTCTGCCCTTCGACGAGACGCCGCGTAGCATATCTTTTTGTGCGCACACCATCCTCCGACCCGCCCTGCTGGTTGTAGCAGACACCCTGAACGACGAGCGCTTCGCTGAAAATCCACTGGTGACCGACGGCCCGCAAATACGCGCCTATGCCGGCGCGCCGCTGGTGACACAACACGGCCAGAGGCTTGGCGCGCTGTCCGTTATGGATAACGTACCGCGAGCTCTCGACGGCGAGCAGCGCGCCCTGTTGCGCATCCTCGCTGACGAGGCGATGAGGCAGCTAGATCTGCGCCGCGCGGTGCATGATGCGTCACAACCCGTGCGCAATCGCCTTGAACTCATTCTCAATGCCGCGGGCGAGGGCATTTGCGGTCTCGATGAGACGGGCCGCGTCATTTTCATCAATCCCGCTGCGACACACATGCTGGGCTACGGCTCGGAGGCGTTGTCCGGCGAGAACTTTCACCTCCTGGTTCATCATTCCTGTGCCGATGGCAGTCCCTATCCCGGCGCGCGCTGCTCGTTGACTACGGTGCTGCGTCCGGGCCAGACTCGAAAGGCCGGCGACGACGTGTTCTGCCGCAAGGACGGTACGCCGTTGCCGGTCGGTTATGTCAGCACGCCAATGGTGGACGCGGACCAGCCAGCGGGCGCGGTGATCGCGTTCCACGATGTCACCGATGAGCGAAGGACTGAGCGCGCCCTGCGCGACAGCGTGCGCCGGCTGCGTTTGATCATCGATGCGGTGCCGTCATCGATCGCCTATGTCGATTCGTCGCAGCGCTACCGTTTCAATAATCGCGCATGCGAAACCAGGTTCGGGCTCGCGCGCAATGAAATTCGCGGCAGGCACGTGCGGGAAATGCTGGGCGATTCGGCGTTCGAGTCCGTCCGCAGGCACCAGGAAACAGTGCTGCGGGGACGTGAGGTGAGTTTCGAATCCCGCGCGGCGTCCAGAACCGGCGGGGACGCGCGTCACACCAGCACCAGTCTCATTCCTGACATCTCGGCGCAGGGCAGGGTCCAGGGGTACATCGCGCTGGTCAACGACATCACTGCGCGGGTGCGCGTGGAACAGGACCTGGAACGGTTTTTCAACGTGCCGCTGCACCTGATGTGCGTCGCGGGCACCGATGGTTACTTCAAGCGCCTGAACCCGGCTTTCGAGGCGCTGCTGGGTTATTCCGAGCAGGAACTGCTGATCAGACCATTTTTGCATTTTGTGCATCCGCGAGACCGCCACGCGACGATCGAAGAACTCGGGCGCATTAGCGCCGGCGCTGCCACAAAACAATTCGAAAACCGTTATCGCTGCAGGGACGGCTCGTATCGCTGGCTGTCCTGGGCCACCTTTCCGGTCGTGGACGAGGGGCTGGTGTACGCCATGGCGCTCGAGATCACCGATCGTAAACGTGCCACACTCAAGCGACGCGCGCGCACTCGCGATGCTGGCGACGGCGCTGGATTACGGGATTGCGATTGACCACGAGGCCCAAGTCTGGAGTTCAATCCCGCGGCAGAGGCCACGTTCGGCTATTCGCGCGCGGGCGAGCTGGACGAAAATCTGGCTGAAAGGATCAGTCCGCAGGATATGCGCGCACCGCACCGCCTGGGCGTGTCCGAAGGCGCTACGGCAATTCCAGATTCTCGACACCAACCCGAGCTGACCGGACACCTGCAAAATCGCCAGGCGTCGTTAGCGAACGCATCATCGACGGCCGATCCAGACTCACGCAAATGAACACAACGTACAACGCCGACGCTATCGAGGTTTTGTCCGGCCTGGACCCCGTGCGCAAACGTCCGGGCATGTATACGGACACATCGCGACCCAATCATCTCGCGCAGGAAGTGATCGACAACAGTGTGGACGAGGCCGTGGCAGGACACGCGCAGGCCATCGACGTCACGTTGTACAAGGATGGATCGCTCTCGGTAGCCGATGACGGGCGCGGCATGCCGGTGGACCTGCACCCGGAGAAGAAGCTGCCGGGTGTCGAAGTAATCCTCGGCACCTTGCACGCCGGCGGCAAGTTTTCGCAAAAGACCTACCGTTACTCCGGCGGGCTGCACGGCGTGGGCGTGTCGGTGGCCAACGCGCTGTCCAAGCATCTGGAGGTGTGGGTGCGCCGCGGGGGTCAGGAGTACAAGATGTCGTTCGCGGGCGGCGACAAGAAGACCGACCTGGAAGTCGTGGGCGAGGTCGGCAAACGTAACACCGGCACCACGTTGCGCTTCTGGCCGGACCCGAGATATTTCGACAGCGCCACTTTTTCGGTGCCGAAATTAAAGCACATCATGCACGCCAAGGCGGTGTTGTGCCCGGGGCTGAAGGTGAAATTCTTCGATGAGCCCGCGGGCGAGACCATCGAATGGCAATATGCCGCGGGGCTGATGGATTACCTGCTGGAGGCCATACAAGGGCAGGCACTGCTGCCGGAGGAACCCTTTACCGGCAGCATGGAAGGCAGTCAGGAGACCGTTGACTGGGCCGTAGGATGGATTCCCGAAGGCGTGGAAGGCGTACAGGAGAGCTACGTCAATCTGGTGCCCACGACGCAGGGCGGCACGCACGTCAACGGTCTGCGTGCGGGCTTAACCGAGGCGATAAGGGAGTTTTGCGACTTCCGCAATCTCCTGCCGCGCGGCGTGAAGATCGCGCCGGAAGACGTATGGGACAAGTTGAGCTTCGTGCTGTCGCTTAAGATGATGGAGCCGCAGTTCACCGGCCAGACCAAGGAACGGCTGTCTTCGCGCGAGAGCGCGGCGTTCGTATCCGGCGTGGTCAAGGACTCTTTCAGTCTGTGGCTTAACAGCCACGTCGCGATGGGCGAGCAGCTTGCACAGTTCGTCATCGCCAACGCCAATAAACGTCTCCGGGCCGACAAGAAGATCGTGCGCAAGCGCATCACTTCCGGCCCCGCGCTACCCGGCAAACTGGCCGATTGCGTGTCGCAGGACCTCGGACGCACCGAGCTGTTTCTGGTGGAAGGCGATTCCGCTGGCGGCTCGGCCAAGCAGGCGCGCGACCGCGATTTTCAGGCGATCATGCCCCTGCGAGGCAAAATTCTGAACACTTGGGAAGTCGAAGCCGATCAGGTGCTGGCCTCGGTCGAAGTCCACGACATCTCGGTGGCGGTGGGTGTGGAGCCGGGTTCGGACAAGCTCGACGGCTTGCGTTACGGCAAGGTCTGTATTCTCGCCGACGCCGATTCGGACGGTCTGCACATCGCCACGCTGCTGTGCGCGCTGTTTACGCGGCACTTCCGCCCGCTGGTGGAGGCGGGCCACGTGTATATCGCCATGCCGCCGCTTTATCGCATCGATGTGGGCAAGGAAGTGTATTACGCGCTGGACGAGGCCGAGCGTGACGGCGTGCTGGATCGCATCCAGGCCGAAAAGAAAAAAGGCAAAGTCGCGATTACTCGCTTCAAGGGTCTGGGAGAGATGAACCCGCTGCAACTGCGCGAATCAACCATGTCGCCCGACACACGCCGTCTGGTATGTTTGACCTTAAGTGTCGGCGACGACACCGCGCAACTGCTGGACATGCTGCTCGCCAAAAAGCGCGCCGCCGACCGCCGCGTCTGGCTGGAAGCCAAGGGCAATCTGGCGGAAGTGTGATACGCGCCGGCAGCGTCCGAACGCGCATTCGCGCCTGCTGGTAACAGATCCCCATCGTGATGGATTGCCGGCCCTACATCGTCAATACCACGCGGAAGCGCGCCAGGTTGGTAATCATCCGGTCGTAGGCGGCCTCGGCTTCCAGCAACGGATAAGTCTCGATATGGGCTTTCGTGCCGGACAGGACGCTGAAGTTGAGAGTGTCTTCCGAATCCCGCGGCGTGCCGCTTGGCCACCCTGCGACGGTGCGACGCTTCATGATCAACTGGAACGGACTCACCTCAACGGGATCCGGGGTCGCACCGACGATCAGCAATTTGCCATCGACCTTGAGGCCATCGATGACCGAAGCCATGGCCTTGGCGCTGGGTGCGGTTGCGAGTATCACCCGCGCGCCGCCCCGTTCCTGCAGGGCCTCTATCGGATCAACCGCTTCGGTGTCGATATATTCACTGGCGCCGAGGCCCAAAGCCAGCTCCTTCTTGTCATCGCCGCGCGATAACGCAATGGTGTGAAATCCCATGCTGGCCGCGTACTGAATGCCCAGGTGTCCCAGACCGCCGACCCCTTGCACCGCCACCAGGTCGCCTGCCCGTGCGCCGCTGTTGCGCAATGCGTTGTAAGTCGTGATCCCGGCACATAACAGCGGGGCCGCGTCCACCGACGACAGCGCCTCCGGAATGGCGGCCACCGCAGCCTCGGGCACGATCACGTATTCCGCGTAGCCGCCGTCATAGGTAATGCCGCAGATGTCCGCCTTTTCACAGGTGACGAAGTCGCCCCGCCGGCAGGGTTCGCAGTGAAAGCAGTGTCCGCCATGCCAGCCAACACCCACGCGCTGACCTTCAGACCACATCGACACACCGTCACCCAGCGCCGCCACGCGTCCCGCCACCTCGTGCCCCGGCACGCGCGGAAACTCAAGACCCGGAAATCCGCCTTCTTTCACGAATGCGTCGCTGTGACAGATTCCGCAGGCCTCAACCTTGATCAGCACCTGGCCAGCCGCAGGCGTGGGAATCTCTCGCTCCACGCGCTCGAAATCGCCGCCGGCTTTACTGATCTGCATGGCTTGCATTGTAGGCATTACAATCCTCCTCGCGTTGCGTTACCGATAATTGAAAAAAATTACGCCATGGCGCGTTACGCTTTAAGCGGTGCCGGGAACAAGGCAAGATGCACGCCGGTCGCAGCGTCTGGCTGGAAGCGATGGGCAATCTGGCGACGGTGTGATACGCGTTGCCAATGTACTGTGACAATATTTGTCCTCATATTCTATGCGCGTACAATATGTGCATTCTTAACAGACCTTAGAGTGCGCAATGAATGTGCCATGCTACGATGTCGAGGCACCTAAAAAGTCCGCCAACCTTAGCGTAAACAGTGATTTGCTACGTGCCGCACGAGCGCTTAAGATCAATTTGTCACAACTCCTCGAAGTCCGCCTGGCGGAGGTCGTCCGGCAGGCGCAAGCCGAAAGATGGTTGACGGAAAATCGCGCGGCGTTGGAACATTACAACGAGCGCATTCAGCGCGACGGTGCATTCAGTGACGCCCTGCGATCGTTCTGATGGCCCAGTTTGACGTTCATCGCAATCCCAATCCGAAGACCAATCGGACGGTTCCTTATCTGCTCGACGTGCAGACCGACTTCCTCGATATGCTTGCGACGCGCGTCGTCGCGCCCCTCATTGTCGCGGACAAGGCCACGGCAGCGCGTGGCCTAAACCCGGAGTTCGCGATCGGCGAGACTCGCGTGATCATGTCCACGCCCGAACTGGCATTCCGGTGCGAACTCTGGGGGACAAGGTGGCGACCTTGAAAGATCGGCGCGGTGAAATTGTGAGCGCTCTGGATTTGTTGTTCACTGGCGCCTAAAAGCGCGGGGCCGAGTCAGCGGGGTCGCTGCTAGTTGAAGCGGATCATACCTCGCGGCCCAGACGTGACCGCAGTTTCTGGTAGTAGCGCTCCTGTACTCGCAAGTCCACCCGTTCGCGCCGCCCCGCATTAAGCCGCATGATTAAATAATCCAGTCTGCGTGTTGCCTGCTGGCGTGCATTGCCGATGGTTGCCGCCGCGAGCAGGTCTTCCGCGAGCGCGATCTCGCGGCGCAATTCGACCTCCGGCGGCACGAAGCCGGCGTTTTTCAATAATCGGTACGCAGCGCGAAGTTCCTGCGGCACGTGGCTGTCATCGTCGAGTACCAGCGGCTTGCCCGAGCCCGGAAGATTATCCATCTCGCCGCGTTCAATGGCCTCGGCGATACGCTGTTCGGCAAGTTGGTCAAGCATAAACATGTAGGCGTAATGTCGGGTTATTCATGGCGCATCGGACCGTGCGTCGTCAAGCTGACGTTATAATGCGCGCGCCAGAAATTCCATAAAAATCTCAAGCGATGAGCGATAACCTGAAACTGGACTTCGAAGGCTTCGAGCGCTTGCCGCTTAAAGTCTTTACCGAGAAAGCGTACCTGGATTATTCCATGTACGTGATCCTCGACCGCGCCC of Gammaproteobacteria bacterium contains these proteins:
- a CDS encoding peptide MFS transporter, yielding MSMKHPHGLYVLFFAELWERFSFYGMRALLVLYLTKELSFSDDHAYGIYGAYGALVYTTPVIGGLLADRVLGHQQAIIMGALLMALGHFCLAVPNMFFFYAALALLIAGSGLFKPNISSLVGQLYAIDDPRRDAGFTLFYMGINIGGFLAPLLCGFIGQTYGWHYGFGLAGVGMLIGLAVFLLGRRRFANYGLPPPAPAARNPVLRILTRRSIVWAGVLLSLPVFGLLVLNDRLTGWVLIAAGAAVLAWLVYIVYSSPRVARERLLVIMTLTAFGVVFWSFFEQGGSSINLFTDRNIDRSLFGWEAPASLFQAINPMFIILLAPVFSALWLKLARHGREPSTPVKFAYGILQLAAGFALFGLGAGLAGADGKTSMLWLLIGYLLITSGELSLSPVGLAMVTRLAPARLVGAMMGVWFLSSAFAHYIAALIATLTSAPVTDATAALPPARTIDLYGEVFLNIAIAAAVVGAVLLLMSPLLKRWMHSTSGGSGHTSSARAPGLVVHCPRRMDRHGEN
- a CDS encoding PAS domain S-box protein: MTASADEAARLAALYRYHIVDTAPEPAFDALTRLAACICTAPMAALSLVEGDRQWFKSKLGLPFDETPRSISFCAHTILRPALLVVADTLNDERFAENPLVTDGPQIRAYAGAPLVTQHGQRLGALSVMDNVPRALDGEQRALLRILADEAMRQLDLRRAVHDASQPVRNRLELILNAAGEGICGLDETGRVIFINPAATHMLGYGSEALSGENFHLLVHHSCADGSPYPGARCSLTTVLRPGQTRKAGDDVFCRKDGTPLPVGYVSTPMVDADQPAGAVIAFHDVTDERRTERALRDSVRRLRLIIDAVPSSIAYVDSSQRYRFNNRACETRFGLARNEIRGRHVREMLGDSAFESVRRHQETVLRGREVSFESRAASRTGGDARHTSTSLIPDISAQGRVQGYIALVNDITARVRVEQDLERFFNVPLHLMCVAGTDGYFKRLNPAFEALLGYSEQELLIRPFLHFVHPRDRHATIEELGRISAGAATKQFENRYRCRDGSYRWLSWATFPVVDEGLVYAMALEITDRKRATLKRRARTRDAGDGAGLRDCD
- the parE gene encoding DNA topoisomerase IV subunit B, which encodes MNTTYNADAIEVLSGLDPVRKRPGMYTDTSRPNHLAQEVIDNSVDEAVAGHAQAIDVTLYKDGSLSVADDGRGMPVDLHPEKKLPGVEVILGTLHAGGKFSQKTYRYSGGLHGVGVSVANALSKHLEVWVRRGGQEYKMSFAGGDKKTDLEVVGEVGKRNTGTTLRFWPDPRYFDSATFSVPKLKHIMHAKAVLCPGLKVKFFDEPAGETIEWQYAAGLMDYLLEAIQGQALLPEEPFTGSMEGSQETVDWAVGWIPEGVEGVQESYVNLVPTTQGGTHVNGLRAGLTEAIREFCDFRNLLPRGVKIAPEDVWDKLSFVLSLKMMEPQFTGQTKERLSSRESAAFVSGVVKDSFSLWLNSHVAMGEQLAQFVIANANKRLRADKKIVRKRITSGPALPGKLADCVSQDLGRTELFLVEGDSAGGSAKQARDRDFQAIMPLRGKILNTWEVEADQVLASVEVHDISVAVGVEPGSDKLDGLRYGKVCILADADSDGLHIATLLCALFTRHFRPLVEAGHVYIAMPPLYRIDVGKEVYYALDEAERDGVLDRIQAEKKKGKVAITRFKGLGEMNPLQLRESTMSPDTRRLVCLTLSVGDDTAQLLDMLLAKKRAADRRVWLEAKGNLAEV
- a CDS encoding alcohol dehydrogenase catalytic domain-containing protein, coding for MPTMQAMQISKAGGDFERVEREIPTPAAGQVLIKVEACGICHSDAFVKEGGFPGLEFPRVPGHEVAGRVAALGDGVSMWSEGQRVGVGWHGGHCFHCEPCRRGDFVTCEKADICGITYDGGYAEYVIVPEAAVAAIPEALSSVDAAPLLCAGITTYNALRNSGARAGDLVAVQGVGGLGHLGIQYAASMGFHTIALSRGDDKKELALGLGASEYIDTEAVDPIEALQERGGARVILATAPSAKAMASVIDGLKVDGKLLIVGATPDPVEVSPFQLIMKRRTVAGWPSGTPRDSEDTLNFSVLSGTKAHIETYPLLEAEAAYDRMITNLARFRVVLTM
- a CDS encoding type II toxin-antitoxin system CcdA family antitoxin — encoded protein: MNVPCYDVEAPKKSANLSVNSDLLRAARALKINLSQLLEVRLAEVVRQAQAERWLTENRAALEHYNERIQRDGAFSDALRSF
- a CDS encoding DUF1992 domain-containing protein — protein: MFMLDQLAEQRIAEAIERGEMDNLPGSGKPLVLDDDSHVPQELRAAYRLLKNAGFVPPEVELRREIALAEDLLAAATIGNARQQATRRLDYLIMRLNAGRRERVDLRVQERYYQKLRSRLGREV